The DNA segment AGACTTTGAATCCAGCATTCCCTACCTCTGCTAAAGTATATTCATCTAGGCTTAACACAAGCGTGCAGAGAAACAATCTTTTCCTGTTGTAGAATTAATTCTCAGGCAGAACTGAAGTTCAAGTGAACCACGGAAGATCTTAAAGACTAGAATTActacaaaaatcagaaaaaacaaATTGATCCACTTTCATGATAACATAGAAAATCACAGCAACATTTTACCAACTGGCACTGAAACCACACAACCCTATGTTGATACACACAGACTTTAACCAACCCTAACTAAATGTATGTTTTAGCAGGGACAATCATTGCATTAACAAGAGAATTAAAGCCTATAATATCATACTCCAGACATAAGCATATCATAAAACTTGTCATAAAACGAATGCAAAGTATAAATTAATCAAATTGTTGGAATGTTCCAACTTATAAAACGTAATAATAAACTACTTCTACTTCGTTTTTACATGAATTGAAACTAAGAAAGAAACCGAAACCAAATTATATACATATATTTACAAATGTGATTTCGCCAAATTTCCCAAAATACTTTTCCCAATTTTGAGAAAGTTTTGAGTTGCCCTAATTATtgagcatcatcatcatcttcaacagacAGAAACTGTTACTTTCTCTCTAGACGAAGTAGTACTATCATCATTAGCATCATTAAACATATTCACAACTTTCTTAAAAGCGAAATGAACACAATTAGAAAGCACAATCCAACTAATTacctcataaacaaaatcaaaagctGGATCAGCCGATGCTAACAGTtcctcgtcttcatcatcatcccaATTTGATCCACCACCATAACTCCACCCtcttccgccaccaccaccaccaccacttccacTCCCACCAAACGGACCATCATCACCAAAAAACCCATTTTCAGCACCATCGTCACCACCATCATCAGAATCACTACCAGTTAAAGATCTTCTCCTAGTTCGGCTTCTTTTTCTGATTAATGTCCGAGGTGCCGATTTATACAAGTTTCTCCTAACGATCGGTGGTGCGATTGCGTCAATCGGTGAGAGTCCTGATGAAATCCTTGAATACGAATCGCGATTGATTAGGAATTTAGAATACCCTAGGTTTTTTTGTGGTGAGGTGGGGGTGAACATAACGTTAACCGTATCAGGAATTGATAAAATCTCCATTTCTCTGTGAGAATTGAAACTAGGGTTGATCTTTCTTTGTGAACAGAAGAGAAATCGGAGATTTTGAGTAATAAATTGGGGGAATCGAAGAAAATAAAAGGTGAGAAAAGTATTATTCGTGGAGAAGGGAGAGTTTGACGCGTTACGTTTTGTTCTGTTGCCTTCTACCTCTCAGTGGGCTTCCCGATGGGCTTTTTACAAATACTTCTTATTCTTTTCGGCAAGTGGGAAATTACGTAACATGGTACATGGATGCTCAACGAAGGATTGGAAAGGGGAAACTTAGGCGcatgcccaaaaaaaaaaaaaattcttaccgccaggcccacaattaatttttgatacagtcgcacccataattatttaaaaaaatttaaaacgtaTTGATAGACTCTATTacccttcatcgtttttgggcataattttttttcttctccgccggtttctttccctattcctccattaatctctgtaacggatctgcaaagattttatctccatcatttaaagaaataaatcatttaaaatcgatgattcaaagaagtaaatcatttttgactaaaccctagaatacatttcaacaaaaatggatgaaacagacgaagaagaaaaaatcaagtagaagaaacagaaaaaaagttatgcagctaaattttaactgcataacaagttatgcagaagtaataatatgttgcataacttgttatacagtTAAAAACTAGtttataacatgttatgcagaaataataatatgcataatgtcttatgcatctaaacaaaaatgatgcataaccagaaaagtgaaaacaataatgcataagacattatgcagctaaaacaaaataatgcataatgtcttatgcatctaaacaaaatgatgcataagacactatgcacgtgcataaaaaaataatccataaatcataaaagcgaaaacaataatgcataagacgttatgcagctaaaacaaaataatggcataatgtcttatgcactaaacaaaatgatgcagaagacattatgcacgtgcataaaaatccataaatcagaaaagtgaaaaaagtaatgcataagacaatatgcaactaaaacaaaataatgcataatgtcttatgcatctaaaaaaaaactgatgcataaccagaaaaagtgagaaaagtaatgcataagacattatgcagctaaaacaaaataatgcataatgtcttatgcatctaaaaaaaactgatgcataaccagaaaagtgaaaaaaagtaatgcataagacattatgcagctaaaactaaataatgcataatgtcttatgcatctaaacaaaactgatgcataagcagaaaaatgaaaaaattaatgcataagacattatgcagctaaaacaaaataatgcataatgtcttatgcatctaaacaaaatgatgcataagacactatgcacgtgcataaaaaaaataatccataaatcataaaagcgaaaacaataatgcataagacgttatgcagctaaaacaaaataatggcataatgtcttatgcggtaaacaaaatgatgcagaagacattatgcacgtgcataaaaatccataaatcagaaaagtgaaaaaagtaatgcataagacaatatgcagctaaaacaaaataatgcataatgtcttatgcatctaaaaaaaaactgatgcataaccagaaaaagtgagaaaagtaatgcataagacattatgcagctaaaacaaaataatgcataatgtcttatgcatctaaaaaaaactgatgtataaccagaaaagtgaaaaaaagtaatgcataagacattatgcagctaaaactaaataatgcataatgtcttatgcatctaaacaaaactgatgcataagcagaaaaatgaaaaaattaatgcataagacattatgcagctaaaacaaaaataatgcataatgttttatgcagaaataataatggcataatgtcttatgcactaaacaaaatgatgcagaagacattatgcacgtgcataaaaatccataaatcagaaaagaaaaaaaagtaatgcataagacaatatgcagctaaaacaaaataatgcataatgtcttatgcatctaaaaaaaactgatgcataaccagaaaagtgacaaaagtaatgcataagacattatgcagctaaaacaaaataatgcataatgtcttatgcatctaaaaaaaactgatgcataaccagaaaagtgaaaaaaagtaatgcataagatattatgcagctaaaacaaaaataatgcataatgtattatgcatctaaaaaaaactgatgcataaccagaaaagtgaaaaagtaatgcataagacattatgcagctaaaacaaaataatgcataatgtcttatgcgtctaaacaaaactgatgcataaccagaaaagtgaaaaagtaatgcataagacattatgcagataaaacaaaataatgcataatgttttatgcatctaaacaaaactgatgttatgcataagacattatgcataacatctttaattcaaatctaatcataaatttccgattgagatcaaaaacatggagaaaaataaggtatgaaaatttccaattcaATTGATATCAAATACTGCAACACACTTCTTacccttttcaacttcaattttaatttctttttacttctcgaataatcaaagacaacagaaacccaaaatcccagatttaaaccgcagattttgaaacagaaaattgagaagattattcagaaaaggatttgggaaaatatttgacaaagggaaaaatccaaatgttaaaaacgaagaatcggagttcaccattgttttcttctcgcttctctctgttcgtcgctcgaagaagggtagtttggccttttaaaaactgagaagcagaatttcataaattatgggtctgctacgaatttttgacgggaaaatgggtgcgcgcctgaacttttctgtccgtgggtttgacagtggtggAAGTTGAGAAAATGGGTTTGTCTGTAATTTTCACATTGGAAA comes from the Papaver somniferum cultivar HN1 unplaced genomic scaffold, ASM357369v1 unplaced-scaffold_81, whole genome shotgun sequence genome and includes:
- the LOC113345341 gene encoding uncharacterized protein LOC113345341, with the translated sequence MEILSIPDTVNVMFTPTSPQKNLGYSKFLINRDSYSRISSGLSPIDAIAPPIVRRNLYKSAPRTLIRKRSRTRRRSLTGSDSDDGGDDGAENGFFGDDGPFGGSGSGGGGGGGRGWSYGGGSNWDDDEDEELLASADPAFDFVYEVISWIVLSNCVHFAFKKVVNMFNDANDDSTTSSREKVTVSVC